One window of the Rhizorhabdus dicambivorans genome contains the following:
- a CDS encoding phosphotransferase codes for MSDRWLPLLPEHVTPGWLGEVLSEQVPGVVVEQLEVADILWGTGTKMMVTAVYNQAGRAAGLPERLCVKAGLAEHRELVKFCYQTEARFFAEVAPRLSIGLPRCLFAAANADQGMVVMEDLRPAGAQICTVQQPLTRDQAAAFLDDLAALHARWWNSPALDDDGELGWLMRHDPLPDEAWGDFGRGQLQPETWAHYMGLPRALGLPRVCRDRATMHDALQQLRRFAPDGPVCVIHGDAHLGNMYLTADGRPGFLDWQTARRGHWAQDVAYFYISALDPLDRRAWERGLIAGYLAALARHGAIGVPSEASAWEAIRAHVVYGLFYWMVNPVEWQAEANNAAVAPRFGWAAVDLGAPPAAAM; via the coding sequence ATGAGCGACCGCTGGCTGCCGCTGCTGCCCGAGCATGTCACGCCGGGCTGGCTCGGCGAGGTGCTTTCGGAACAGGTGCCCGGGGTCGTCGTCGAGCAGCTGGAGGTGGCCGATATCCTCTGGGGCACCGGCACCAAGATGATGGTGACGGCCGTCTATAACCAGGCCGGGCGCGCCGCCGGCCTGCCCGAGCGGCTGTGCGTCAAGGCCGGGCTCGCCGAACATCGCGAGCTGGTCAAATTCTGCTACCAGACCGAAGCCCGTTTCTTCGCGGAGGTAGCGCCGCGCCTGTCGATCGGCCTGCCGCGCTGCCTGTTCGCGGCGGCCAATGCCGATCAGGGCATGGTGGTGATGGAGGATTTGCGGCCTGCCGGCGCGCAGATCTGCACGGTCCAGCAGCCGCTGACCCGCGATCAGGCGGCCGCCTTCCTCGACGATCTCGCCGCGCTCCACGCGCGCTGGTGGAACAGCCCCGCGCTCGATGACGACGGCGAACTCGGCTGGCTGATGCGGCATGATCCGCTGCCCGACGAAGCCTGGGGCGATTTCGGCCGGGGCCAGCTCCAGCCCGAAACCTGGGCGCATTATATGGGCCTGCCCCGTGCGCTCGGCCTGCCACGCGTCTGCCGGGACCGCGCGACGATGCACGACGCGCTCCAGCAATTGCGCCGTTTCGCGCCCGACGGGCCGGTCTGCGTGATCCATGGCGACGCCCATCTCGGCAATATGTACCTGACCGCCGACGGCCGCCCCGGCTTCCTCGACTGGCAGACTGCCCGGCGCGGCCATTGGGCACAGGACGTCGCTTATTTCTACATCTCGGCGCTCGATCCGCTCGATCGCCGGGCGTGGGAGCGCGGGCTGATCGCCGGCTACCTTGCCGCGCTCGCCCGCCATGGCGCCATCGGCGTCCCAAGCGAGGCGAGTGCCTGGGAGGCGATCCGCGCGCATGTCGTCTACGGCCTGTTCTACTGGATGGTGAACCCGGTCGAATGGCAGGCCGAGGCGAATAATGCGGCGGTTGCGCCGCGCTTCGGCTGGGCAGCGGTCGACCTGGGCGCGCCGCCGGCTGCGGCTATGTAG
- a CDS encoding SDR family NAD(P)-dependent oxidoreductase — MAGRLAGKVALVTGAGRNIGRAEAKLLAEQGARVVVNDLGGGPYGTEAGDASLADAVAREICDAGGEAIGQCSSVATREGAEAAVQKAIDAWGRIDILVNNAGIVRPARIDRMTDEDWQLCVDVSLTASFHTCRAAAAHMIAQRSGVIVNTGSPSGFGHWGMGNYSAAKEGVLGLTRSIARDLGEFGIRCNMIRPVSHLTGTHTPEIDETIAESARLGIPLLWNKPMAAPRMTALPEHVAALVVWLCTDAAGHISGRDFYIQGDEVALIPEPEAIRTSINPGGWTLDAFDEDANRTYLFGDIPNRFVRHG; from the coding sequence ATGGCGGGAAGACTCGCAGGCAAGGTGGCGCTGGTCACGGGCGCGGGGCGCAACATCGGCCGGGCCGAGGCGAAGCTGCTGGCCGAACAGGGCGCCAGGGTGGTGGTCAACGATCTTGGCGGCGGGCCCTATGGCACCGAGGCGGGTGACGCCTCGCTGGCCGACGCGGTCGCACGGGAGATTTGCGATGCGGGCGGCGAGGCGATCGGCCAGTGCTCCAGCGTCGCGACGCGCGAGGGCGCCGAAGCCGCCGTGCAGAAGGCGATCGACGCCTGGGGCCGGATCGACATCCTCGTCAACAATGCCGGCATCGTCCGCCCCGCGCGGATCGATCGGATGACCGACGAGGACTGGCAGCTCTGCGTCGACGTCAGCCTGACCGCGAGCTTCCACACATGCCGGGCCGCCGCCGCGCACATGATCGCGCAACGCTCCGGCGTGATCGTCAACACCGGCTCGCCTTCGGGCTTCGGCCACTGGGGAATGGGCAATTATTCGGCGGCCAAAGAGGGCGTGCTCGGCCTCACCCGGTCGATCGCACGTGACCTGGGCGAGTTCGGGATACGCTGCAACATGATCCGGCCGGTGTCGCACCTGACCGGCACCCACACGCCCGAGATCGACGAGACCATCGCCGAATCGGCGCGGCTGGGCATCCCGCTGCTGTGGAACAAGCCGATGGCGGCACCACGCATGACCGCGCTTCCCGAGCATGTCGCGGCGCTGGTCGTCTGGCTGTGCACCGACGCCGCCGGCCATATCAGCGGACGCGATTTCTACATCCAGGGCGACGAGGTGGCGCTGATCCCCGAACCCGAGGCGATCCGCACCAGCATCAACCCCGGTGGCTGGACGCTCGATGCCTTCGACGAAGATGCCAACCGCACCTATCTTTTCGGGGACATCCCCAACCGGTTCGTCAGACACGGCTGA
- a CDS encoding SDR family NAD(P)-dependent oxidoreductase, with protein MPEPTRYLGRLTGKAAIVTGAGAAEDEIGIGRAIAYIMAREGARVACADLDGGRAEATAAQIRAEGGEAIAVAADVSLPGDCEALVKAAADTFGGVDILVNNVGISVPTNLESVTLDLWNRTIAVNLTSVMLMSKYAVPLMAARGGGSIVNISSLAGMRAMGAIAYGPTKAAMAQLSREIGVLHGRQGIRVNTVAPGHVMTPHAMSKLPASMREARRKVGPLGIEGDAWDVAQAVLFVASDEARFINGVHLAVDGGVEGIGPLAGHAFVSEP; from the coding sequence ATGCCCGAACCCACGCGCTATCTCGGCCGGCTGACCGGCAAGGCCGCGATCGTTACCGGTGCCGGGGCGGCGGAGGACGAGATCGGCATCGGCCGCGCCATCGCCTATATCATGGCGCGGGAAGGGGCGCGGGTCGCCTGTGCCGATCTCGACGGCGGCCGTGCGGAAGCCACGGCCGCGCAGATTCGCGCCGAGGGCGGCGAGGCGATCGCCGTCGCTGCCGACGTCAGCCTGCCCGGCGATTGCGAGGCGCTGGTCAAGGCGGCGGCCGACACGTTCGGCGGGGTCGACATCCTGGTCAACAATGTCGGCATCTCGGTGCCGACCAATCTGGAGTCGGTGACTCTCGACCTGTGGAACCGGACGATCGCGGTCAATCTGACCAGCGTGATGCTGATGAGCAAATATGCGGTGCCGCTGATGGCGGCGCGCGGCGGCGGGTCGATCGTCAACATTTCCTCGCTCGCCGGCATGCGGGCGATGGGTGCGATCGCCTATGGCCCGACCAAGGCGGCGATGGCGCAGCTTTCGCGCGAGATCGGGGTGCTCCACGGCCGGCAGGGTATCCGCGTCAACACCGTCGCGCCCGGCCATGTCATGACCCCGCACGCGATGAGCAAGCTGCCCGCCAGCATGCGCGAGGCGCGCCGCAAAGTCGGCCCGCTGGGTATCGAGGGCGACGCCTGGGATGTCGCCCAGGCGGTGCTGTTCGTCGCCAGCGACGAGGCCCGCTTCATCAACGGCGTCCACCTCGCGGTCGACGGCGGGGTTGAAGGGATCGGGCCGCTGGCCGGCCACGCCTTCGTCTCCGAACCATGA
- a CDS encoding phytanoyl-CoA dioxygenase family protein gives MTMATAPLIPAMGEYNVSNHLLGDPAGLKAAWDRDGYWFFRDVLDRQAIAELRQIYMDYLSELGVADPQDPEARYNGADLSAMPKMVNETAMNERRVDRVLHRDPRIASFFRRLFGCDPFWVPFTVHRQVPPAQDRCARRLEFIHQDGTYNDGLDFLICWIPLAEITPDVGGLALVEGVHRRGSLHRKDGMRILPIAEEDIEVERWRSTHYRPGDVLLMDLNTPHSGITNHSDRFRLSVDTRIMPSNGNVPVVGAIDAVGAEGVTIGGRALRFDATSFVRGLRGDQMPLADVPGRYRIGQEVIAAVTGDIVRNMRPIQ, from the coding sequence ATGACCATGGCGACCGCGCCGCTCATCCCCGCGATGGGCGAGTATAATGTTTCCAATCATCTGCTCGGCGATCCGGCCGGCCTGAAGGCTGCCTGGGATCGCGACGGCTACTGGTTCTTCCGCGACGTGCTCGACCGGCAGGCGATCGCCGAACTGCGGCAGATCTACATGGATTATCTGAGCGAACTCGGCGTCGCCGATCCGCAGGACCCCGAGGCGCGCTACAACGGCGCCGACTTGTCGGCGATGCCGAAGATGGTCAACGAGACCGCGATGAACGAGCGGCGCGTCGATCGGGTGCTGCACCGCGATCCGCGCATTGCCTCCTTCTTCCGGCGGCTGTTCGGTTGCGATCCCTTCTGGGTGCCGTTCACCGTCCATCGCCAGGTGCCGCCGGCGCAGGACCGCTGTGCCCGCCGACTGGAGTTCATCCATCAGGACGGCACCTATAATGACGGGCTCGATTTCCTGATCTGCTGGATTCCGCTGGCCGAGATCACCCCCGATGTCGGCGGGCTGGCGCTGGTCGAAGGGGTGCATCGGCGCGGCAGCCTGCACCGCAAGGACGGCATGAGGATACTGCCGATCGCCGAGGAGGATATCGAGGTGGAGCGCTGGCGCAGCACCCATTACCGGCCCGGCGATGTGCTGCTGATGGACCTCAACACGCCGCATTCGGGCATCACCAACCATTCCGACCGCTTCCGTCTGTCGGTCGACACGCGGATCATGCCGTCCAACGGGAATGTGCCGGTGGTCGGCGCGATCGACGCGGTCGGCGCCGAGGGCGTCACCATCGGCGGCCGTGCGCTGCGTTTCGATGCGACCAGCTTCGTACGGGGATTGCGCGGAGACCAGATGCCGCTCGCCGACGTGCCCGGCCGCTATCGGATCGGCCAGGAGGTGATCGCCGCAGTCACCGGGGATATCGTCCGCAATATGCGCCCCATCCAGTAA
- a CDS encoding SDR family NAD(P)-dependent oxidoreductase has translation MIRFDGQVAIVTGAGGGMGRAYALELARRGARVLVNDYGGGVLGQRDGSAEPAQAVVAEIRAAGGIAEANGRAVGTADAARAIVRAALDAFDRIDILVNNAGTALAGSFTIHDDDAIERHYATNLIGGHHLMRAVWPLMAVQGYGRILNISSNGALGVGGNAAYAAAKAGMIGLTLDAAIEGRPIGILVNAVMPTSYSRMIEQIPDQATVDWFRDNLAPERVAAAMAWFLSRDCSESGRIWLTGGGRLSSLVMAETGEVCEPGLDAERIAAHLPAILDESRLSVVHNQAEAGARYFAHFPWNAESQADFGPDMERG, from the coding sequence GCCTATGCGCTGGAACTGGCCCGGCGCGGCGCCAGGGTGCTGGTCAACGATTATGGCGGCGGCGTGCTCGGCCAGCGGGACGGCTCGGCCGAACCCGCCCAGGCAGTGGTCGCCGAGATCAGGGCGGCCGGGGGCATTGCCGAAGCGAACGGCCGGGCGGTCGGCACCGCCGACGCGGCCCGCGCGATCGTCCGCGCCGCGCTCGATGCGTTCGACCGGATCGACATCCTCGTCAACAATGCCGGCACCGCGCTGGCGGGCAGCTTCACAATCCATGATGACGATGCGATCGAGCGCCATTATGCGACCAACCTGATCGGCGGCCATCATCTGATGCGCGCGGTCTGGCCGCTGATGGCGGTGCAGGGCTATGGACGCATCCTCAACATCAGCTCCAACGGCGCGCTCGGCGTCGGGGGCAACGCCGCGTATGCGGCGGCCAAGGCCGGGATGATCGGCCTGACCCTCGACGCCGCGATCGAGGGCCGGCCAATCGGCATCCTCGTCAACGCGGTGATGCCGACCTCCTATTCGCGGATGATTGAGCAGATTCCAGACCAGGCGACGGTCGACTGGTTCCGCGACAACCTCGCCCCCGAGCGGGTGGCAGCGGCGATGGCGTGGTTCCTGAGCCGCGACTGCTCCGAGAGCGGGCGAATCTGGCTGACCGGCGGCGGCCGGCTGTCGAGCCTGGTGATGGCGGAAACCGGCGAGGTCTGCGAACCCGGACTGGACGCCGAGCGGATCGCCGCGCATTTGCCCGCGATCCTCGACGAAAGCCGGCTGAGCGTGGTCCACAACCAGGCCGAGGCCGGCGCCCGCTATTTCGCGCACTTCCCCTGGAACGCCGAGTCCCAGGCCGATTTCGGGCCGGATATGGAAAGGGGTTAG
- a CDS encoding TonB-dependent receptor — protein sequence MAIRKRFILACAVSLLPQLATAQTAASPAGAEAVSGNEAGEIIVTARRREETLQDVPISVSALSGKALTQGGVTDALSFQSRVPSLSLTNQGTTRSELGFSIRGQRTQESQLLTDPPVGTYFAEVVQARSIGFANTLYDLQSVQVLKGVQGTLFGRNMTGGAVLVEPARPTDQFAAELRGQIGNFDLRDVYAMVNVPVTDGIALRFAGKMRERDGFTRDVSSGRDYDDQNYDSFRVSLALNPTETIESTTIFDWVRTREHGTALVGTAADPAAPAIAGYGALRGFGIPVSDVLGQFAQQAARPHYRFDTAAGEDGSLDAYGVKPFEHLKNYGITNRSSIELGDVTIKNIAGYRRVKFNQIMDLDGVPAFLINSNRFRDIKQYSEELQAQGKAFDGRLTYVVGAYYFLEKGTDGSTSSQFPELAIAGQGLPLTTPAATFLNAYIGQGKAKTGAVYAAGTFNVTDRFKLSAGIRYTEDKRRATVTSFYPNLGLCLFRLANGTVPSLANCPQTNSKKWDDVTWDLTLQYEPSDALTTYVSTRRGFRAGGFSLRAASAAELAPFNPETVQEYEIGLKNRSDLGGATLSANLAIFYQDYKNVQKQASSIDAAGNVNTIITNTARQKHYGGELEVTLTSGPIDLTAFYSYVKVDISQGRQAGEFELVGAPHHQLGANLSYRLPLADSVGAASLNANVAYRSRQHLDKNDVLATEPGYALVNLRANLDDIAGTGLGAALFMNNVFDKYYRIGVIGIYNEAGYISSVYGEPRTYGLELSYRF from the coding sequence ATGGCTATCCGGAAGAGATTTATCCTGGCTTGCGCAGTGTCGCTGCTGCCCCAGCTCGCCACCGCGCAGACCGCTGCCTCGCCCGCCGGAGCCGAGGCGGTGAGCGGTAACGAAGCGGGCGAGATCATCGTCACCGCGCGCCGGCGCGAGGAGACGCTGCAGGACGTGCCGATCTCGGTCAGCGCGCTTTCGGGCAAGGCGCTGACCCAGGGCGGCGTCACCGATGCGTTGAGCTTCCAGTCGCGCGTGCCGTCGCTCAGCCTCACCAACCAGGGCACCACCCGGTCCGAGCTGGGCTTCTCGATCCGCGGCCAGCGCACTCAGGAATCGCAGCTGCTCACCGATCCGCCGGTCGGCACCTATTTTGCCGAGGTCGTGCAGGCGCGCAGCATCGGCTTCGCCAACACGCTCTACGATCTCCAGTCGGTGCAGGTGCTGAAGGGCGTGCAGGGCACCTTGTTCGGCCGTAACATGACCGGCGGCGCGGTGCTGGTAGAGCCGGCGAGGCCGACCGATCAATTCGCTGCCGAGCTGCGCGGCCAGATCGGCAATTTCGACCTGCGTGACGTCTATGCGATGGTCAATGTGCCGGTGACGGACGGCATCGCGCTGCGCTTCGCCGGCAAGATGCGCGAGCGCGATGGCTTCACGAGGGACGTCAGCAGCGGGCGCGATTATGACGACCAGAATTATGACAGCTTCCGTGTCTCGCTGGCGTTGAATCCGACCGAGACGATCGAGTCCACCACCATCTTCGACTGGGTGCGTACCCGTGAGCATGGCACTGCGCTTGTCGGCACCGCCGCCGATCCCGCCGCGCCCGCGATCGCCGGCTATGGCGCGCTGCGCGGCTTCGGCATTCCCGTGTCCGACGTGCTGGGCCAGTTCGCGCAGCAGGCGGCGCGCCCGCACTACCGCTTCGACACGGCCGCCGGCGAGGACGGCTCGCTTGACGCCTATGGCGTCAAGCCGTTCGAGCATCTCAAGAATTACGGCATCACCAACCGCAGCTCGATCGAACTGGGTGACGTCACGATCAAGAACATCGCAGGCTATCGCCGGGTCAAGTTCAACCAGATCATGGATTTGGACGGGGTCCCGGCCTTCCTGATCAACAGCAACCGCTTCCGCGACATCAAGCAGTATAGCGAGGAGCTGCAGGCGCAGGGCAAGGCGTTCGACGGCCGGCTGACCTATGTGGTCGGCGCCTATTATTTCCTGGAGAAGGGCACCGACGGATCGACCTCCAGCCAGTTTCCCGAACTGGCGATCGCCGGCCAGGGCCTGCCGCTGACCACGCCCGCGGCGACCTTCCTCAATGCCTATATCGGCCAGGGCAAGGCGAAGACCGGCGCGGTCTATGCGGCGGGCACCTTCAATGTCACCGACCGGTTCAAACTGTCGGCCGGCATCCGCTATACCGAGGACAAGCGCCGCGCGACGGTCACCTCCTTCTATCCCAATCTCGGCCTCTGCCTGTTCCGGCTGGCCAACGGCACCGTGCCGTCGCTGGCCAACTGCCCGCAGACCAACAGCAAGAAATGGGACGATGTCACCTGGGACCTGACCCTGCAATATGAGCCAAGCGACGCGCTGACCACCTATGTGTCGACCCGGCGGGGCTTCCGTGCCGGCGGCTTCTCGTTGCGGGCGGCATCGGCTGCCGAGCTGGCGCCATTCAATCCCGAGACGGTGCAGGAATATGAGATCGGCCTGAAGAACCGCAGCGATCTCGGCGGTGCCACGCTCAGCGCCAATCTCGCGATCTTCTACCAGGACTATAAGAACGTCCAGAAGCAGGCCTCGTCGATCGACGCGGCCGGTAACGTCAACACGATCATCACCAACACCGCCCGCCAGAAGCATTATGGCGGCGAACTGGAGGTGACGCTGACGTCCGGGCCGATCGACCTGACCGCCTTCTATTCCTATGTGAAGGTCGACATCAGCCAGGGCCGGCAGGCCGGCGAGTTCGAACTGGTCGGTGCGCCGCATCACCAGCTCGGCGCCAATCTGAGCTACCGGTTGCCCCTCGCCGACAGCGTCGGGGCGGCGTCGCTGAATGCCAATGTCGCCTATCGGAGCCGCCAGCATCTCGACAAGAACGACGTGCTTGCCACCGAGCCCGGCTATGCGCTGGTCAACCTGCGTGCGAACCTCGACGATATCGCGGGCACCGGCCTGGGCGCGGCGCTGTTCATGAACAACGTCTTCGACAAATATTACCGGATCGGCGTGATCGGCATCTACAACGAGGCCGGTTATATCTCGAGCGTCTATGGCGAGCCGCGCACTTACGGGCTCGAACTCTCCTACCGCTTCTGA